Proteins encoded by one window of Arabidopsis thaliana chromosome 2, partial sequence:
- a CDS encoding tRNAHis guanylyltransferase, producing MANSKYEYVKSFELEDEVMLPNLMVVRIDGRDFSRFSQVHEFEKPNDETALNLMNSCSAAVLEEFPDIIFAYGYSDEYSFVFKKTSRFYQRRASKILSLVASFFAAVYVTKWKEFFPQRKLLYAPSFSSKVVSCASAEVLQAYLAWRQQDCHANNQYDTCFWMLVKSGKSVSETQEILKDTQKQQKNELLFQKFGINYKTLPELFRQGSCLFKKKVEETVKHDENGNPVKRLRRKAVFVHSENIAGRSFWNEQPSLYNDLGHFTKDIGKIEPDFIRSFQFENKLLPLTWVVVRIDGCHFHRFSDVHEFEKPNDEQALKLMNSCAVAVLEEFEDIHFAYGVSDEYSFVLKKESELYKRQSSKIISAVASFFTSTYVLQWGEFFPHKELKYPPSFDGRAVCYPTYNILLDYLAWRQVDCHINNQYNTCFWMLVKSGKNKTQSQDYLKGTQTREKNELLSRQFGIEYNSLPVIFRMGSSVFRLKEAENGVVSGKKLEGEVVVDHCNIIERCFWEEHLHILSYS from the exons ATGGCGAATAGCAAATACGAGTATGTGAAATCATTCGAATTGGAGGATGAAGTCATGCTTCCTAACTTGATGGTTGTTCGAATCGATGGTCGTGATTTTTCTAG ATTTTCTCAAGTTCATGAGTTTGAGAAGCCTAATGATGAAACAGCCCTCAATTTGATGAATTCATGTTCAGCTGCGGTTTTGGAAGAGTTTCCTGACATAATCTTTGCTTATGGATACAGTGACGAATACAG CTTTGTATTCAAGAAAACATCAAGATTCTACCAGAGACGAGCCAG TAAGATTTTGTCGTTGGtagcttctttctttgctGCAGTTTATGTAACAAAATGGAAAGAGTTTTTTCcccaaagaaaattattatatgcTCCGTCCTTCAGTTCAAAAGTTGTAAGTTGTGCATCAGCAGAGGTTCTTCAGGCTTATCTCGCGTGGAGACAACAGGACT GCCACGCCAACAATCAGTATGACACTTGTTTCTGGATGTTAGTTAAAAGTGGAAAGAGCGTAAGTGAAACCCAAGAGATTCTAAAG GATACACAAAAACAGCAGAAAAATGAGCTTCTCTTTCAGAAATTTGGTATCAATTACAAGACGCTTCCTGAATTGTTTCGCCAAGGATCTTgtcttttcaagaaaaag GTGGAAGAAACTGTAAAGCATGACGAAAATGGCAATCCTGTAAAAAGATTGAGGAGAAAGGCTGTTTTTGTACATTCAGAGAATATTGCAGGAAGAAGCTTTTGGAATGAGCAGCCCTCTCTATATAATGATCTTGGCCACTTCACGAAAGACATTGGAAAAATTGAACCAGATTTTATTAGGTCGTTTCAGTTTGAGAACAAATTGTTACCTTTAACTTGGGTCGTGGTTAGGATTGATGGCTGTCACTTTCACAG ATTTTCTGACGTTCATGAATTTGAGAAGCCAAATGATGAGCAAGCTCTGAAACTTATGAATTCATGTGCAGTGGCTGTTCTCGAGGAGTTTGAGGATATTCACTTTGCCTATGGTGTCAGTGATGAGTATAG CtttgttttgaagaaagaatctGAGCTCTACAAAAGACAATCCAG TAAGATAATATCTGCAGTCGCATCCTTCTTTACATCCACATATGTGTTACAATGGGGAGAATTTTTCCCTCACAAAGAATTGAAGTACCCTCCATCATTCGATGGACGAGCTGTATGCTATCCAACATACAATATTCTCTTGGATTATCTGGCGTGGAGACAAGTTGACT GCCACATCAATAATCAGTACAATACATGTTTCTGGATGCTTGTTAAGtctggaaaaaacaaaactcaatccCAAGATTACTTAAAG GGTACACAAACACGAGAGAAAAATGAGCTGCTTAGCCGTCAATTTGGAATTGAGTACAACTCATTACCTGTAATCTTTCGAATGGGTTCTTCG
- a CDS encoding tRNAHis guanylyltransferase (tRNAHis guanylyltransferase; FUNCTIONS IN: molecular_function unknown; INVOLVED IN: biological_process unknown; LOCATED IN: cellular_component unknown; EXPRESSED IN: cultured cell; CONTAINS InterPro DOMAIN/s: tRNAHis guanylyltransferase (InterPro:IPR007537); BEST Arabidopsis thaliana protein match is: tRNAHis guanylyltransferase (TAIR:AT2G32320.1); Has 35333 Blast hits to 34131 proteins in 2444 species: Archae - 798; Bacteria - 22429; Metazoa - 974; Fungi - 991; Plants - 531; Viruses - 0; Other Eukaryotes - 9610 (source: NCBI BLink).), with protein sequence MINSVGVVRKEAENCNCLQVFFVSGSFKVDSVEAKKKEENFRETLRDMANSKYEYVKSFELEDEVMLPNLMVVRIDGRDFSRFSQVHEFEKPNDETALNLMNSCSAAVLEEFPDIIFAYGYSDEYSFVFKKTSRFYQRRASKILSLVASFFAAVYVTKWKEFFPQRKLLYAPSFSSKVVSCASAEVLQAYLAWRQQDCHANNQYDTCFWMLVKSGKSVSETQEILKDTQKQQKNELLFQKFGINYKTLPELFRQGSCLFKKKVEETVKHDENGNPVKRLRRKAVFVHSENIAGRSFWNEQPSLYNDLGHFTKDIGKIEPDFIRSFQFENKLLPLTWVVVRIDGCHFHRFSDVHEFEKPNDEQALKLMNSCAVAVLEEFEDIHFAYGVSDEYSFVLKKESELYKRQSSKIISAVASFFTSTYVLQWGEFFPHKELKYPPSFDGRAVCYPTYNILLDYLAWRQVDCHINNQYNTCFWMLVKSGKNKTQSQDYLKGTQTREKNELLSRQFGIEYNSLPVIFRMGSSVFRLKEAENGVVSGKKLEGEVVVDHCNIIERCFWEEHLHILSYS encoded by the exons ATGATCAATTCCGTCGGCGTTGTTAGAAAGGAAGCTGAGAATTGCAACTGCTTACAAG ttttttttgtgtctgGTAGTTTCAAAGTCGATAGCGtagaagcaaagaagaaagaagaaaactttcgTGAAACCTTGAGGGATATGGCGAATAGCAAATACGAGTATGTGAAATCATTCGAATTGGAGGATGAAGTCATGCTTCCTAACTTGATGGTTGTTCGAATCGATGGTCGTGATTTTTCTAG ATTTTCTCAAGTTCATGAGTTTGAGAAGCCTAATGATGAAACAGCCCTCAATTTGATGAATTCATGTTCAGCTGCGGTTTTGGAAGAGTTTCCTGACATAATCTTTGCTTATGGATACAGTGACGAATACAG CTTTGTATTCAAGAAAACATCAAGATTCTACCAGAGACGAGCCAG TAAGATTTTGTCGTTGGtagcttctttctttgctGCAGTTTATGTAACAAAATGGAAAGAGTTTTTTCcccaaagaaaattattatatgcTCCGTCCTTCAGTTCAAAAGTTGTAAGTTGTGCATCAGCAGAGGTTCTTCAGGCTTATCTCGCGTGGAGACAACAGGACT GCCACGCCAACAATCAGTATGACACTTGTTTCTGGATGTTAGTTAAAAGTGGAAAGAGCGTAAGTGAAACCCAAGAGATTCTAAAG GATACACAAAAACAGCAGAAAAATGAGCTTCTCTTTCAGAAATTTGGTATCAATTACAAGACGCTTCCTGAATTGTTTCGCCAAGGATCTTgtcttttcaagaaaaag GTGGAAGAAACTGTAAAGCATGACGAAAATGGCAATCCTGTAAAAAGATTGAGGAGAAAGGCTGTTTTTGTACATTCAGAGAATATTGCAGGAAGAAGCTTTTGGAATGAGCAGCCCTCTCTATATAATGATCTTGGCCACTTCACGAAAGACATTGGAAAAATTGAACCAGATTTTATTAGGTCGTTTCAGTTTGAGAACAAATTGTTACCTTTAACTTGGGTCGTGGTTAGGATTGATGGCTGTCACTTTCACAG ATTTTCTGACGTTCATGAATTTGAGAAGCCAAATGATGAGCAAGCTCTGAAACTTATGAATTCATGTGCAGTGGCTGTTCTCGAGGAGTTTGAGGATATTCACTTTGCCTATGGTGTCAGTGATGAGTATAG CtttgttttgaagaaagaatctGAGCTCTACAAAAGACAATCCAG TAAGATAATATCTGCAGTCGCATCCTTCTTTACATCCACATATGTGTTACAATGGGGAGAATTTTTCCCTCACAAAGAATTGAAGTACCCTCCATCATTCGATGGACGAGCTGTATGCTATCCAACATACAATATTCTCTTGGATTATCTGGCGTGGAGACAAGTTGACT GCCACATCAATAATCAGTACAATACATGTTTCTGGATGCTTGTTAAGtctggaaaaaacaaaactcaatccCAAGATTACTTAAAG GGTACACAAACACGAGAGAAAAATGAGCTGCTTAGCCGTCAATTTGGAATTGAGTACAACTCATTACCTGTAATCTTTCGAATGGGTTCTTCG
- a CDS encoding tRNAHis guanylyltransferase has protein sequence MANSKYEYVKSFELEDEVMLPNLMVVRIDGRDFSRFSQVHEFEKPNDETALNLMNSCSAAVLEEFPDIIFAYGYSDEYSFVFKKTSRFYQRRASKILSLVASFFAAVYVTKWKEFFPQRKLLYAPSFSSKVVSCASAEVLQAYLAWRQQDCHANNQYDTCFWMLVKSGKSVSETQEILKDTQKQQKNELLFQKFGINYKTLPELFRQGSCLFKKKVEETVKHDENGNPVKRLRRKAVFVHSENIAGRSFWNEQPSLYNDLGHFTKDIGKIEPDFIRSFQFENKLLPLTWVVVRIDGCHFHRFSDVHEFEKPNDEQALKLMNSCAVAVLEEFEDIHFAYGVSDEYSFVLKKESELYKRQSSKIISAVASFFTSTYVLQWGEFFPHKELKYPPSFDGRAVCYPTYNILLDYLAWRQVDC, from the exons ATGGCGAATAGCAAATACGAGTATGTGAAATCATTCGAATTGGAGGATGAAGTCATGCTTCCTAACTTGATGGTTGTTCGAATCGATGGTCGTGATTTTTCTAG ATTTTCTCAAGTTCATGAGTTTGAGAAGCCTAATGATGAAACAGCCCTCAATTTGATGAATTCATGTTCAGCTGCGGTTTTGGAAGAGTTTCCTGACATAATCTTTGCTTATGGATACAGTGACGAATACAG CTTTGTATTCAAGAAAACATCAAGATTCTACCAGAGACGAGCCAG TAAGATTTTGTCGTTGGtagcttctttctttgctGCAGTTTATGTAACAAAATGGAAAGAGTTTTTTCcccaaagaaaattattatatgcTCCGTCCTTCAGTTCAAAAGTTGTAAGTTGTGCATCAGCAGAGGTTCTTCAGGCTTATCTCGCGTGGAGACAACAGGACT GCCACGCCAACAATCAGTATGACACTTGTTTCTGGATGTTAGTTAAAAGTGGAAAGAGCGTAAGTGAAACCCAAGAGATTCTAAAG GATACACAAAAACAGCAGAAAAATGAGCTTCTCTTTCAGAAATTTGGTATCAATTACAAGACGCTTCCTGAATTGTTTCGCCAAGGATCTTgtcttttcaagaaaaag GTGGAAGAAACTGTAAAGCATGACGAAAATGGCAATCCTGTAAAAAGATTGAGGAGAAAGGCTGTTTTTGTACATTCAGAGAATATTGCAGGAAGAAGCTTTTGGAATGAGCAGCCCTCTCTATATAATGATCTTGGCCACTTCACGAAAGACATTGGAAAAATTGAACCAGATTTTATTAGGTCGTTTCAGTTTGAGAACAAATTGTTACCTTTAACTTGGGTCGTGGTTAGGATTGATGGCTGTCACTTTCACAG ATTTTCTGACGTTCATGAATTTGAGAAGCCAAATGATGAGCAAGCTCTGAAACTTATGAATTCATGTGCAGTGGCTGTTCTCGAGGAGTTTGAGGATATTCACTTTGCCTATGGTGTCAGTGATGAGTATAG CtttgttttgaagaaagaatctGAGCTCTACAAAAGACAATCCAG TAAGATAATATCTGCAGTCGCATCCTTCTTTACATCCACATATGTGTTACAATGGGGAGAATTTTTCCCTCACAAAGAATTGAAGTACCCTCCATCATTCGATGGACGAGCTGTATGCTATCCAACATACAATATTCTCTTGGATTATCTGGCGTGGAGACAAGTTGACTGTTAG
- a CDS encoding tRNAHis guanylyltransferase — MINSVGVVRKEAENCNCLQVFFVSGSFKVDSVEAKKKEENFRETLRDMANSKYEYVKSFELEDEVMLPNLMVVRIDGRDFSRFSQVHEFEKPNDETALNLMNSCSAAVLEEFPDIIFAYGYSDEYSFVFKKTSRFYQRRASKILSLVASFFAAVYVTKWKEFFPQRKLLYAPSFSSKVVSCASAEVLQAYLAWRQQDCHANNQYDTCFWMLVKSGKSVSETQEILKDTQKQQKNELLFQKFGINYKTLPELFRQGSCLFKKKVEETVKHDENGNPVKRLRRKAVFVHSENIAGRSFWNEQPSLYNDLGHFTKDIGKIEPDFIRSFQFENKLLPLTWVVVRIDGCHFHRFSDVHEFEKPNDEQALKLMNSCAVAVLEEFEDIHFAYGVSDEYSFVLKKESELYKRQSSKIISAVASFFTSTYVLQWGEFFPHKELKYPPSFDGRAVCYPTYNILLDYLAWRQVDC, encoded by the exons ATGATCAATTCCGTCGGCGTTGTTAGAAAGGAAGCTGAGAATTGCAACTGCTTACAAG ttttttttgtgtctgGTAGTTTCAAAGTCGATAGCGtagaagcaaagaagaaagaagaaaactttcgTGAAACCTTGAGGGATATGGCGAATAGCAAATACGAGTATGTGAAATCATTCGAATTGGAGGATGAAGTCATGCTTCCTAACTTGATGGTTGTTCGAATCGATGGTCGTGATTTTTCTAG ATTTTCTCAAGTTCATGAGTTTGAGAAGCCTAATGATGAAACAGCCCTCAATTTGATGAATTCATGTTCAGCTGCGGTTTTGGAAGAGTTTCCTGACATAATCTTTGCTTATGGATACAGTGACGAATACAG CTTTGTATTCAAGAAAACATCAAGATTCTACCAGAGACGAGCCAG TAAGATTTTGTCGTTGGtagcttctttctttgctGCAGTTTATGTAACAAAATGGAAAGAGTTTTTTCcccaaagaaaattattatatgcTCCGTCCTTCAGTTCAAAAGTTGTAAGTTGTGCATCAGCAGAGGTTCTTCAGGCTTATCTCGCGTGGAGACAACAGGACT GCCACGCCAACAATCAGTATGACACTTGTTTCTGGATGTTAGTTAAAAGTGGAAAGAGCGTAAGTGAAACCCAAGAGATTCTAAAG GATACACAAAAACAGCAGAAAAATGAGCTTCTCTTTCAGAAATTTGGTATCAATTACAAGACGCTTCCTGAATTGTTTCGCCAAGGATCTTgtcttttcaagaaaaag GTGGAAGAAACTGTAAAGCATGACGAAAATGGCAATCCTGTAAAAAGATTGAGGAGAAAGGCTGTTTTTGTACATTCAGAGAATATTGCAGGAAGAAGCTTTTGGAATGAGCAGCCCTCTCTATATAATGATCTTGGCCACTTCACGAAAGACATTGGAAAAATTGAACCAGATTTTATTAGGTCGTTTCAGTTTGAGAACAAATTGTTACCTTTAACTTGGGTCGTGGTTAGGATTGATGGCTGTCACTTTCACAG ATTTTCTGACGTTCATGAATTTGAGAAGCCAAATGATGAGCAAGCTCTGAAACTTATGAATTCATGTGCAGTGGCTGTTCTCGAGGAGTTTGAGGATATTCACTTTGCCTATGGTGTCAGTGATGAGTATAG CtttgttttgaagaaagaatctGAGCTCTACAAAAGACAATCCAG TAAGATAATATCTGCAGTCGCATCCTTCTTTACATCCACATATGTGTTACAATGGGGAGAATTTTTCCCTCACAAAGAATTGAAGTACCCTCCATCATTCGATGGACGAGCTGTATGCTATCCAACATACAATATTCTCTTGGATTATCTGGCGTGGAGACAAGTTGACTGTTAG
- a CDS encoding uncharacterized protein (unknown protein; BEST Arabidopsis thaliana protein match is: unknown protein (TAIR:AT4G04730.1); Has 30 Blast hits to 30 proteins in 3 species: Archae - 0; Bacteria - 0; Metazoa - 0; Fungi - 0; Plants - 29; Viruses - 0; Other Eukaryotes - 1 (source: NCBI BLink).) codes for MGDSGNDALQLTNCIFEIMGGQNLAYFDFWLSDVIRLAAATPYFSSSRTAAFQPYTHPTTQSGIGRLQSSVAAPTPGVRRVYETGESSRRVEDRDSNNNLHLGDSSKRKNMIILQREKDSEQNKQQETYLNMGGILKPPKKTVSRRGSSDGDFSGEGVPAVVSGEGVPAVVSGEGVPAVIFPVREFWRWFPAREFRRWFPAREFRRWFPAVIFRRVSSSGGGKGSGGGGGGGSGLGWWCE; via the exons ATGGGAGACTCAGGCAACGATGCTTTGCAATTGACAAATTGTATTTTCGAAATTATGGGTGGCCAAAACTTGGCATACTTCGATTTTTGGCTATCCG ATGTAATCAGGTTAGCTGCTGCTACTCCCTACTTCTCATCTTCAAGAACTGCAGCCTTCCAGCCTTACACTCATCCTACTACTCAAAGTGGTATTGGCAGACTTCAATCCTCTGTTGCTGCGCCCACACCAGGAGTCAGACGGGTTTATGAAACAGGAGAATCATCAAGACGTGTTGAGGATAGGGATTCCAACAATAACCTGCACCTTGGCGACTCATCCAAACGCAAAAACATGATAATCCTACAACGTGAAAAGGATTCAGAACAGAACAAGCAACAAGAAACATATCTAAACATGGGAGGTATTCTGAAACCTCCTAAAAAAAC GGTTTCCCGGCGAGGGAGTTCCGACGGTGATTTTTCCGGTGAGGGAGTTCCGGCGGTGGTTTCCGGCGAGGGAGTTCCGGCGGTGGTTTCCGGCGAGGGAGTTCCAGCGGTGATTTTTCCGGTGAGGGAGTTCTGGCGGTGGTTTCCGGCGAGGGAGTTCCGGCGGTGGTTTCCGGCGAGGGAGTTCCGGCGGTGGTTTCCGGCGGTAATTTTCCGGCGAGTGAGTTCCAGCGGTGGTGGCAAAGGTtccggtggtggtggtggtggtggttctGGGCTGGGATGGTGGTGTGAATAG
- a CDS encoding INO80 complex subunit D-like protein (unknown protein; FUNCTIONS IN: molecular_function unknown; INVOLVED IN: biological_process unknown; LOCATED IN: chloroplast; BEST Arabidopsis thaliana protein match is: unknown protein (TAIR:AT3G53860.1); Has 35333 Blast hits to 34131 proteins in 2444 species: Archae - 798; Bacteria - 22429; Metazoa - 974; Fungi - 991; Plants - 531; Viruses - 0; Other Eukaryotes - 9610 (source: NCBI BLink).) has translation MASASKNIQQNPFSSKPPRPPYSSGAASTTAVASTSAEPLIRNSTLNPNPSTSGLPSTSNSPITMSQEDEILARSSHITRSELLKRRSHNLKQLAKCYRDNYWALMEDVKAQHRDYWWKYGISQFKDENNQSNKRRRLGQEGDIGDGGDAVEGSGDNVTNNDGVKSDQYANSNCGSCMYGCKAKAMALTKYCQLHILKDSKQKLYTGCTNVIKRAPAGPLLCGKPTLASTVPALCNIHFQKAQKHVAKALKDAGHNVSSTSKPPPKLHVIVAAFVHHIQAKRKNPQKECKLKSVVKEENTS, from the exons ATGGCGTCAGCTTCCAAGAACATTCAGCAAAACCCTTTCTCCTCGAAACCACCACGGCCTCCGTATTCCTCCGGCGCTGCATCAACAACCGCAGTGGCTTCCACCTCAGCCGAGCCCCTAATTCGAAACTCTACCTTAAATCCTAACCCTAGCACCAGCGGCTTACCGTCGACATCGAATTCACCGATTACGATGtcacaagaagatgaaatccTCGCACGCTCCAGTCACATAACCCGGTCGGAGCTTCTCAAACGCCGATCACACAACCTGAAGCAGCTGGCCAAGTGTTATAGAGACAATTATTGGGCTTTAATGGAGGATGTCAAGGCACAACACAGGGATTATTGGTGGAAGTATGGGATTAGTCAGTTTAAAGACGAAAATAATCAATCGAATAAGAGACGGAGGCTTGGTCAAGAGGGAGATATCGGAGATGGTGGTGATGCTGTTGAAGGTAGTGGAGACAATGTTACTAACAATGATGGTGTTAAGAGTGATCAGTATGCGAATAGTAATTGTGGGAGTTGTATGTATGGATGCAAAGCTAAAGCTATGGCGCTTACGAAATACTGTCAATTGCATATTCTCAAGGATAGTAAGCAGAAGCTCTACACTGGTTGCACAAACGTCATTAAACG AGCCCCAGCAGGACCATTACTTTGTGGAAAACCAACACTTGCGTCGACTGTTCCTGCACTGTGTAATATACACTTCCAGAAAGCCCAAAAGCATGTGGCTAAAGCTTTAAAGGATGCTGGTCATAATGTCTCTTCAACAAGCAAGCCTCCCCCAAAGCTCCATGTTATAGTAGCTGCGTTTGTGCATCATATTCAAGCGAAACGAAAAAATCCACAGAAGGAGTGTAAACTTAAAAGTgtagtaaaagaagaaaatacaaGCTGA
- a CDS encoding INO80 complex subunit D-like protein (unknown protein; FUNCTIONS IN: molecular_function unknown; INVOLVED IN: biological_process unknown; LOCATED IN: chloroplast; BEST Arabidopsis thaliana protein match is: unknown protein (TAIR:AT3G53860.1); Has 35333 Blast hits to 34131 proteins in 2444 species: Archae - 798; Bacteria - 22429; Metazoa - 974; Fungi - 991; Plants - 531; Viruses - 0; Other Eukaryotes - 9610 (source: NCBI BLink).), with the protein MASASKNIQQNPFSSKPPRPPYSSGAASTTAVASTSAEPLIRNSTLNPNPSTSGLPSTSNSPITMSQEDEILARSSHITRSELLKRRSHNLKQLAKCYRDNYWALMEDVKAQHRDYWWKYGISQFKDENNQSNKRRRLGQEGDIGDGGDAVEGSGDNVTNNDGVKSDQYANSNCGSCMYGCKAKAMALTKYCQLHILKDSKQKLYTGCTNVIKRFS; encoded by the exons ATGGCGTCAGCTTCCAAGAACATTCAGCAAAACCCTTTCTCCTCGAAACCACCACGGCCTCCGTATTCCTCCGGCGCTGCATCAACAACCGCAGTGGCTTCCACCTCAGCCGAGCCCCTAATTCGAAACTCTACCTTAAATCCTAACCCTAGCACCAGCGGCTTACCGTCGACATCGAATTCACCGATTACGATGtcacaagaagatgaaatccTCGCACGCTCCAGTCACATAACCCGGTCGGAGCTTCTCAAACGCCGATCACACAACCTGAAGCAGCTGGCCAAGTGTTATAGAGACAATTATTGGGCTTTAATGGAGGATGTCAAGGCACAACACAGGGATTATTGGTGGAAGTATGGGATTAGTCAGTTTAAAGACGAAAATAATCAATCGAATAAGAGACGGAGGCTTGGTCAAGAGGGAGATATCGGAGATGGTGGTGATGCTGTTGAAGGTAGTGGAGACAATGTTACTAACAATGATGGTGTTAAGAGTGATCAGTATGCGAATAGTAATTGTGGGAGTTGTATGTATGGATGCAAAGCTAAAGCTATGGCGCTTACGAAATACTGTCAATTGCATATTCTCAAGGATAGTAAGCAGAAGCTCTACACTGGTTGCACAAACGTCATTAAACG tttttcatAG
- a CDS encoding Ribosomal protein S3 family protein (Ribosomal protein S3 family protein; FUNCTIONS IN: structural constituent of ribosome; INVOLVED IN: response to salt stress, translation, response to abiotic stimulus; LOCATED IN: in 6 components; EXPRESSED IN: root, cultured cell, leaf; CONTAINS InterPro DOMAIN/s: K Homology, prokaryotic type (InterPro:IPR009019), K Homology, type 2 (InterPro:IPR004044), K Homology (InterPro:IPR004087), Ribosomal protein S3, C-terminal (InterPro:IPR001351), Ribosomal protein S3, eukaryotic/archaeal (InterPro:IPR005703); BEST Arabidopsis thaliana protein match is: Ribosomal protein S3 family protein (TAIR:AT5G35530.1); Has 6036 Blast hits to 6033 proteins in 2161 species: Archae - 256; Bacteria - 3766; Metazoa - 374; Fungi - 151; Plants - 165; Viruses - 0; Other Eukaryotes - 1324 (source: NCBI BLink).) has translation MATQISKKRKFVADGVFYAELNEVLTRELAEDGYSGVEVRVTPMRTEIIIRATRTQNVLGEKGRRIRELTSLVQKRFKFPVDSVELYAEKVNNRGLCAIAQAESLRYKLLGGLAVRRACYGVLRFVMESGAKGCEVIVSGKLRAARAKSMKFKDGYMVSSGQPTKEYIDAAVRHVLLRQGVLGIKVKIMLDWDPTGKSGPKTPLPDVVIIHAPKDDVVYSAPAQAAAPVTLVQEAPLTTVDYPEMIPPVA, from the exons ATGGCGACTCAAATcagcaagaagagaaag TTTGTAGCGGATGGTGTATTCTACGCTGAATTGAATGAGGTTCTCACAAGAGAGCTAGCAGAGGATGGTTACTCTGGTGTTGAGGTTAGGGTTACTCCAATGAGGACTGAGATTATCATCAGAGCTACTCGTACTCAGAATGTTCTTG GTGAGAAGGGGAGGAGAATTAGGGAATTGACATCTCTTGTCCAGAAGAGATTCAAGTTTCCAGTTGACAGTGTTGAGCTCTATGCTGAGAAGGTTAACAACAGAGGTCTCTGTGCCATTGCTCAGGCTGAGTCTCTACGTTACAAGCTTCTCGGTGGTCTTGCTGTTCGCAG GGCCTGTTATGgtgttttgagatttgttaTGGAGAGTGGAGCTAAGGGATGTGAGGTCATCGTGAGTGGAAAGCTCCGTGCTGCACGTGCTAAGTCCATGAAGTTCAAGGATGGTTACATGGTTTCATCTGGTCAACCAACTAAGGAATACATCGATGCTGCAGTGAGACATGTTTTGCTCAGACAG GGGGTGTTGGGAATCAAGGTGAAGATCATGCTTGACTGGGACCCTACGGGCAAATCAGGACCAAAGACACCATTGCCTGATGTTGTGATCATTCATGCTCCTAAAGATGATGTTGTCTACTCTGCACCTGCTCAGGCTGCTGCTCCAGTTACTCTTGTGCAAGAAGCTCCACTCACAACCGTAGATTACCCTGAGATGATTCCTCCAGTGGCCTAG